One window of the Eucalyptus grandis isolate ANBG69807.140 chromosome 6, ASM1654582v1, whole genome shotgun sequence genome contains the following:
- the LOC104448378 gene encoding probable disease resistance protein At4g27220 isoform X2 produces MDLPSRSLPALTNMPRPLNAEEGEPITEVPHGSSASLPLPLMDLPSRSLPALTNMPRPLNAEEGEPITEVPHGSSASLPLPLMDLPSRSLPALTNMPRPLNAEEGEPIMEVPHGEMPRATYPFSKLVEVLPNNKRKCNLPASGFVTKKINVHFAGVGGCGIRDYKLFDDRVRSEALEALKGERAVEGSSNLTQGSHQPLTASNEGARSKTSFVEKNQPSRSFPALTNMPRPMNAKGGEPNTEVPHGARMQVASAESQQGTRRLAKRNMTFLESKLEELISSGQGDMSKLNSKWMEEEYWRVVRAIREGSVPPEKVAEVVELFKEVLLAPGRFWQAATTLVRRSKTSPLVTTELVGKETQLKVNEIFSNLKQDNFSRIGVYGMGGVGKTAILTHVYNRLLEDLDSDVFWVAVPQDFSVYALQEEIANAVGLDNLSNEKDVRRRAGLLYGHLNMKNRSILILDGLWMHFEVKEVGIPVETGKLKLVVTTRSLEVCRMMLCQKQIKIGLLDMEDTGWLFSKTLCVAGLLPSEVEQIASSLLDRCCGLPLAIIEIATRLRGVEKVHEWRDMLGKLEDSKMELDVFKRLQLSYVNLGNDQVQQCFLHLILRFGEALVLSGASGEEELIESFIDEGLLGGIATRQGLHDQGNTILDKIRGSCLLDPDIEYRCLHPLTRDMALRMVTSTTHIVKACMGLKEIPEEVFWNDHLEKVFLQGNDIEEIPDGISPNCPKLTSLYLNGNDMLGVIHESFFRHLKGLTVLDLCYTGITELPDSISQLESLEALLLQSCLALRFIPSVGKLGSLRKLDLQGCQSLEEAPEGMEMLVKLRYLALDGTMIETLPEGVLEKLVNLQYLAIEKLRAGEEVKSTKLEALYCSVAHVETFNACVGSLVRNSCRRYTLAAPNAYRLWLVDDPDRSILIDGWDHIAASVDGTSGDGCALLPESVQSLELSRCHKIKRVVEWEWLTTLLPNLEKIIVHSCEKLEEIIHGPLPSRATCRLTYLEVSGCNNIKRELLTEDMLLHLPFLQEILVKDCKGIEVIIGTVAEMTHRSFPKITNLGLWNLPELKSICDGTTSWDTLRQISIDNCPKLKRIPLQLPLLDNGPPPSLREIRINQQTWESLEWDHPLVRSSLEPSVKFLD; encoded by the exons GAAATGCCAAGAGCAACGTATCCATTTTCGAAGCTTGTTGAGGTTCTGCCTAATAACAAGCGGAAGTGCAACTTGCCCGCGAGCGGTTTTGTCACGAAGAAGATCAATGTGCACTTTGCTGGAGTTGGAGGATGTGGAATTCGTGACTACAAGCTCTTCGATGACCGAGTGAGATCGGAAGCCCTAGAGGCGCTGAAGGGAGAAAGAGCGGTGGAAGGTTCGTCCAACCTTACCCAGGGTTCGCATCAGCCCTTGACTGCTAGCAATGAAGGTGCTCGTAGCAAGACTTCATTTGTTGAGAAGAATCAGCCTAGTCGGTCCTTTCCTGCTTTAACCAACATGCCACGCCCAATGAATGCCAAAGGGGGAGAACCCAATACAGAGGTTCCACATG GTGCGAGAATGCAGGTTGCATCAGCTGAGAGTCAACAAGGTACCCGTAGGCTTGCCAAAAGGAATATGACATTTCTCGAAAGTAAGCTGGAAGAACTCATCAGTAGTGGCCAAGGGGACATGAGCAAGCTAAATTCGAAGTGGATGGAAGAAGAATACTGGAGGGTAGTGCGGGCGATCAGAGAAGGATCTGTTCCACCGGAGAAAGTAGCTGAGGTGGTAGAGTTGTTCAAAGAAGTTCTTCTAGCTCCAGGAAGATTTTGGCAAGCGGCGACGACACTTGTTAGACGCAGCAAAACGTCTCCCTTGGTGACAACAGAATTGGTAGGCAAAGAGACTCAATTGAAGGTGAATGagattttttccaatttaaagCAGGACAACTTTTCCAGAATTGGTGTTTACGGTATGGGTGGAGTGGGCAAGACGGCCATTTTGACCCATGTCTATAATAGACTACTTGAGGATCTTGATTCGGATGTATTCTGGGTTGCTGTACCGCAGGATTTTAGTGTGTATGCGCTACAAGAAGAGATTGCCAATGCGGTTGGACTAGACAATCTCTCGAATGAGAAGGACGTGAGGAGAAGGGCGGGCCTATTGTATGGACATCTGAATATGAAGAATAGATCCATCCTAATTTTAGATGGGCTTTGGATGCATTTTGAAGTTAAGGAGGTGGGAATTCCGGTTGAAACGGGCAAACTAAAGTTGGTAGTGACAACTCGATCACTAGAGGTGTGTCGTATGATGCTCTGTCAAAAGCAAATCAAGATAGGACTTCTCGATATGGAAGATACTGGGTGGTTATTTTCAAAGACGCTTTGCGTTGCAGGACTACTCCCTTCGGAAGTTGAACAGATTGCAAGCTCTCTTCTTGATAGGTGCTGTGGTCTGCCACTTGCGATCATTGAGATTGCAACTCGCTTGAGAGGAGTAGAGAAAGTGCATGAATGGAGAGACATGTTGGGAAAATTAGAAGACTCCAAAATGGAGCTTGACGTGTTCAAGAGATTGCAACTCAGTTACGTGAACTTGGGTAATGATCAAGTGCAACAGTGTTTCCTGCATCTAATACTTCGTTTTGGAGAAGCACTTGTCCTTTCAGGAGCTAGTGGAGAGGAGGAGTTGATAGAGTCTTTCATTGATGAGGGTTTGTTAGGTGGAATTGCCACCAGGCAAGGACTGCACGATCAGGGTAACACAATATTGGATAAAATAAGAGGGTCCTGCCTGTTGGATCCAGACATAGAGTATCGGTGTCTGCACCCTTTGACAAGGGACATGGCATTGCGTATGGTGACGAGCACAACTCACATTGTTAAGGCCTGTATGGGGTTGAAAGAAATACCGGAGGAAGTATTCTGGAATGATCATCTAGAGAAAGTCTTTTTACAAGGAAACGATATAGAAGAAATCCCAGATGGCATATCACCAAATTGCCCTAAACTGACGAGCCTGTATTTGAATGGCAACGACATGTTGGGAGTCATCCATGAATCTTTCTTCAGACATCTAAAGGGGTTGACGGTTCTAGATCTCTGCTACACTGGAATCACGGAATTACCGGACTCCATCTCTCAGTTGGAGAGCTTGGAAGCACTGTTACTGCAAAGTTGTTTGGCATTACGTTTTATTCCTTCTGTAGGAAAGTTGGGATCTCTAAGAAAGTTGGACCTTCAAGGGTGTCAAAGTCTTGAAGAAGCACCAGAGGGCATGGAGATGTTGGTAAAGTTGAGATACCTCGCCCTAGATGGCACAATGATCGAGACATTACCAGAGGGAGTGTTGGAGAAGCTGGTGAACTTGCAATATCTTGCGATTGAAAAGCTGAGGGCAGGCGAAGAGGTAAAATCAACAAAGTTGGAGGCACTTTATTGTTCTGTTGCTCATGTGGAAACATTCAATGCATGTGTGGGGTCTCTTGTGCGAAATAGTTGCCGACGGTACACGCTCGCGGCCCCAAACGCTTACCGCCTTTGGCTTGTGGATGATCCTGATAGGTCTATACTCATCGATGGTTGGGACCATATCGCTGCGAGTGTAGACGGAACAAGCGGTGATGGCTGCGCTTTGCTTCCGGAAAGTGTGCAATCATTGGAATTGTCCAGGTGTCATAAAATTAAGAGAGTGGTGGAATGGGAGTGGCTGACCACGCTCCTTCCAAATCTGGAGAAAATTATTGTACATAGTTGTGAGAAATTAGAGGAGATAATACATGGGCCATTGCCAAGCAGAGCCACTTGTCGCCTTACATATCTTGAAGTAAGTGGATGCAACAACATAAAGAGGGAGCTGCTGACGGAAGACATGTTGCTCCACCTCCCTTTCCTCCAAGAGATATTAGTCAAAGACTGCAAGGGCATAGAGGTGATAATAGGCACTGTTGCCGAAATGACGCACCGTTCCTTCCCAAAGATAACGAACCTGGGTCTATGGAATCTTCCGGAACTGAAAAGCATATGTGATGGGACCACGAGTTGGGATACCCTCCGGCAGATTTCTATAGACAATTGTCCGAAACTGAAGAGGATTCCTCTGCAGCTGCCCCTGCTTGACAATGGGCCTCCCCCTTCTCTTCGAGAGATTCGGATAAATCAGCAGACGTGGGAGTCACTGGAGTGGGATCATCCCCTTGTCCGTTCTTCACTTGAACCCTCTGTCAAGTTTCTTG ACTGA
- the LOC104448378 gene encoding probable disease resistance protein At4g27220 isoform X3 — MPRPLNAEEGEPITEVPHGSSASLPLPLMDLPSRSLPALTNMPRPLNAEEGEPITEVPHGSSASLPLPLMDLPSRSLPALTNMPRPLNAEEGEPIMEVPHEEGAPDAEVLQGEMPRATYPFSKLVEVLPNNKRKCNLPASGFVTKKINVHFAGVGGCGIRDYKLFDDRVRSEALEALKGERAVEGSSNLTQGSHQPLTASNEGARSKTSFVEKNQPSRSFPALTNMPRPMNAKGGEPNTEVPHGARMQVASAESQQGTRRLAKRNMTFLESKLEELISSGQGDMSKLNSKWMEEEYWRVVRAIREGSVPPEKVAEVVELFKEVLLAPGRFWQAATTLVRRSKTSPLVTTELVGKETQLKVNEIFSNLKQDNFSRIGVYGMGGVGKTAILTHVYNRLLEDLDSDVFWVAVPQDFSVYALQEEIANAVGLDNLSNEKDVRRRAGLLYGHLNMKNRSILILDGLWMHFEVKEVGIPVETGKLKLVVTTRSLEVCRMMLCQKQIKIGLLDMEDTGWLFSKTLCVAGLLPSEVEQIASSLLDRCCGLPLAIIEIATRLRGVEKVHEWRDMLGKLEDSKMELDVFKRLQLSYVNLGNDQVQQCFLHLILRFGEALVLSGASGEEELIESFIDEGLLGGIATRQGLHDQGNTILDKIRGSCLLDPDIEYRCLHPLTRDMALRMVTSTTHIVKACMGLKEIPEEVFWNDHLEKVFLQGNDIEEIPDGISPNCPKLTSLYLNGNDMLGVIHESFFRHLKGLTVLDLCYTGITELPDSISQLESLEALLLQSCLALRFIPSVGKLGSLRKLDLQGCQSLEEAPEGMEMLVKLRYLALDGTMIETLPEGVLEKLVNLQYLAIEKLRAGEEVKSTKLEALYCSVAHVETFNACVGSLVRNSCRRYTLAAPNAYRLWLVDDPDRSILIDGWDHIAASVDGTSGDGCALLPESVQSLELSRCHKIKRVVEWEWLTTLLPNLEKIIVHSCEKLEEIIHGPLPSRATCRLTYLEVSGCNNIKRELLTEDMLLHLPFLQEILVKDCKGIEVIIGTVAEMTHRSFPKITNLGLWNLPELKSICDGTTSWDTLRQISIDNCPKLKRIPLQLPLLDNGPPPSLREIRINQQTWESLEWDHPLVRSSLEPSVKFLD, encoded by the exons GAAATGCCAAGAGCAACGTATCCATTTTCGAAGCTTGTTGAGGTTCTGCCTAATAACAAGCGGAAGTGCAACTTGCCCGCGAGCGGTTTTGTCACGAAGAAGATCAATGTGCACTTTGCTGGAGTTGGAGGATGTGGAATTCGTGACTACAAGCTCTTCGATGACCGAGTGAGATCGGAAGCCCTAGAGGCGCTGAAGGGAGAAAGAGCGGTGGAAGGTTCGTCCAACCTTACCCAGGGTTCGCATCAGCCCTTGACTGCTAGCAATGAAGGTGCTCGTAGCAAGACTTCATTTGTTGAGAAGAATCAGCCTAGTCGGTCCTTTCCTGCTTTAACCAACATGCCACGCCCAATGAATGCCAAAGGGGGAGAACCCAATACAGAGGTTCCACATG GTGCGAGAATGCAGGTTGCATCAGCTGAGAGTCAACAAGGTACCCGTAGGCTTGCCAAAAGGAATATGACATTTCTCGAAAGTAAGCTGGAAGAACTCATCAGTAGTGGCCAAGGGGACATGAGCAAGCTAAATTCGAAGTGGATGGAAGAAGAATACTGGAGGGTAGTGCGGGCGATCAGAGAAGGATCTGTTCCACCGGAGAAAGTAGCTGAGGTGGTAGAGTTGTTCAAAGAAGTTCTTCTAGCTCCAGGAAGATTTTGGCAAGCGGCGACGACACTTGTTAGACGCAGCAAAACGTCTCCCTTGGTGACAACAGAATTGGTAGGCAAAGAGACTCAATTGAAGGTGAATGagattttttccaatttaaagCAGGACAACTTTTCCAGAATTGGTGTTTACGGTATGGGTGGAGTGGGCAAGACGGCCATTTTGACCCATGTCTATAATAGACTACTTGAGGATCTTGATTCGGATGTATTCTGGGTTGCTGTACCGCAGGATTTTAGTGTGTATGCGCTACAAGAAGAGATTGCCAATGCGGTTGGACTAGACAATCTCTCGAATGAGAAGGACGTGAGGAGAAGGGCGGGCCTATTGTATGGACATCTGAATATGAAGAATAGATCCATCCTAATTTTAGATGGGCTTTGGATGCATTTTGAAGTTAAGGAGGTGGGAATTCCGGTTGAAACGGGCAAACTAAAGTTGGTAGTGACAACTCGATCACTAGAGGTGTGTCGTATGATGCTCTGTCAAAAGCAAATCAAGATAGGACTTCTCGATATGGAAGATACTGGGTGGTTATTTTCAAAGACGCTTTGCGTTGCAGGACTACTCCCTTCGGAAGTTGAACAGATTGCAAGCTCTCTTCTTGATAGGTGCTGTGGTCTGCCACTTGCGATCATTGAGATTGCAACTCGCTTGAGAGGAGTAGAGAAAGTGCATGAATGGAGAGACATGTTGGGAAAATTAGAAGACTCCAAAATGGAGCTTGACGTGTTCAAGAGATTGCAACTCAGTTACGTGAACTTGGGTAATGATCAAGTGCAACAGTGTTTCCTGCATCTAATACTTCGTTTTGGAGAAGCACTTGTCCTTTCAGGAGCTAGTGGAGAGGAGGAGTTGATAGAGTCTTTCATTGATGAGGGTTTGTTAGGTGGAATTGCCACCAGGCAAGGACTGCACGATCAGGGTAACACAATATTGGATAAAATAAGAGGGTCCTGCCTGTTGGATCCAGACATAGAGTATCGGTGTCTGCACCCTTTGACAAGGGACATGGCATTGCGTATGGTGACGAGCACAACTCACATTGTTAAGGCCTGTATGGGGTTGAAAGAAATACCGGAGGAAGTATTCTGGAATGATCATCTAGAGAAAGTCTTTTTACAAGGAAACGATATAGAAGAAATCCCAGATGGCATATCACCAAATTGCCCTAAACTGACGAGCCTGTATTTGAATGGCAACGACATGTTGGGAGTCATCCATGAATCTTTCTTCAGACATCTAAAGGGGTTGACGGTTCTAGATCTCTGCTACACTGGAATCACGGAATTACCGGACTCCATCTCTCAGTTGGAGAGCTTGGAAGCACTGTTACTGCAAAGTTGTTTGGCATTACGTTTTATTCCTTCTGTAGGAAAGTTGGGATCTCTAAGAAAGTTGGACCTTCAAGGGTGTCAAAGTCTTGAAGAAGCACCAGAGGGCATGGAGATGTTGGTAAAGTTGAGATACCTCGCCCTAGATGGCACAATGATCGAGACATTACCAGAGGGAGTGTTGGAGAAGCTGGTGAACTTGCAATATCTTGCGATTGAAAAGCTGAGGGCAGGCGAAGAGGTAAAATCAACAAAGTTGGAGGCACTTTATTGTTCTGTTGCTCATGTGGAAACATTCAATGCATGTGTGGGGTCTCTTGTGCGAAATAGTTGCCGACGGTACACGCTCGCGGCCCCAAACGCTTACCGCCTTTGGCTTGTGGATGATCCTGATAGGTCTATACTCATCGATGGTTGGGACCATATCGCTGCGAGTGTAGACGGAACAAGCGGTGATGGCTGCGCTTTGCTTCCGGAAAGTGTGCAATCATTGGAATTGTCCAGGTGTCATAAAATTAAGAGAGTGGTGGAATGGGAGTGGCTGACCACGCTCCTTCCAAATCTGGAGAAAATTATTGTACATAGTTGTGAGAAATTAGAGGAGATAATACATGGGCCATTGCCAAGCAGAGCCACTTGTCGCCTTACATATCTTGAAGTAAGTGGATGCAACAACATAAAGAGGGAGCTGCTGACGGAAGACATGTTGCTCCACCTCCCTTTCCTCCAAGAGATATTAGTCAAAGACTGCAAGGGCATAGAGGTGATAATAGGCACTGTTGCCGAAATGACGCACCGTTCCTTCCCAAAGATAACGAACCTGGGTCTATGGAATCTTCCGGAACTGAAAAGCATATGTGATGGGACCACGAGTTGGGATACCCTCCGGCAGATTTCTATAGACAATTGTCCGAAACTGAAGAGGATTCCTCTGCAGCTGCCCCTGCTTGACAATGGGCCTCCCCCTTCTCTTCGAGAGATTCGGATAAATCAGCAGACGTGGGAGTCACTGGAGTGGGATCATCCCCTTGTCCGTTCTTCACTTGAACCCTCTGTCAAGTTTCTTG ACTGA